One window from the genome of Streptomyces sp. WZ-12 encodes:
- a CDS encoding DNA polymerase IV encodes MRRAPTILHLDMDAFYAAAEQAAKPSLRGKPVVVGGVGPRGVVATASYEARVFGVRSAMPTAQARRLCPNAAYLSPRFSLYRQVSESVMELLRALSPLVEPLSLDEAFVDLEAGGVPAESAAARVVGEQLRRDIRAVTGLTGSVGLAGAKMLAKIASEAAKPDGLVVIEPGTERELLGPMPVRTLPGVGPATAETLRRAGIHTVVETAEAGEAELVRLLGKAHGTGLYAMALGQDDRPVVAERDAKSVSVEDTFEVDLTDRTRVRTEVLRLADRCVARLREAGRSGRTVVIKVRNYDFSTLTRSETLRGPTDDPAVVREAAVRLLETVDTTGGVRLLGVGVSGLADFTQEDLFAQIATEREAEEQAAVEAAESEGEAAGEPEAPPELPRRWHPGLDVVHEEFGAGWVQGSGVGRVTVRFETPWSAPGRVRTFAVDDPALRPGEPLPLVGGPDQSSAPAIRPKSVSPADAAESAGEEISRR; translated from the coding sequence GTGAGACGTGCGCCGACGATCCTGCATCTGGACATGGATGCCTTCTACGCGGCCGCCGAGCAGGCGGCCAAGCCGAGCCTGCGGGGAAAGCCCGTGGTCGTCGGCGGGGTCGGGCCGCGCGGGGTGGTCGCCACGGCCTCGTACGAGGCGCGGGTCTTCGGGGTGCGGTCGGCGATGCCGACGGCGCAGGCGCGGCGGTTGTGTCCCAACGCCGCTTATCTCAGCCCTCGGTTCAGCCTGTACCGCCAGGTGAGTGAATCGGTGATGGAGCTGCTGCGGGCGCTCTCGCCGCTCGTGGAGCCGTTGAGCCTGGACGAGGCGTTCGTCGACCTGGAGGCGGGCGGGGTGCCGGCGGAGTCGGCGGCGGCGCGGGTCGTGGGGGAGCAACTGCGGCGCGATATCCGGGCGGTCACGGGGTTGACGGGTTCGGTGGGGCTGGCTGGTGCCAAGATGCTCGCCAAGATCGCGTCGGAGGCGGCGAAGCCGGACGGCCTGGTGGTGATCGAGCCGGGCACCGAGCGGGAGTTGCTGGGGCCGATGCCGGTGCGGACGCTGCCCGGGGTCGGGCCGGCTACGGCGGAGACGTTGCGGCGGGCCGGGATACATACCGTCGTGGAGACCGCCGAGGCCGGCGAGGCGGAGCTGGTGCGGCTGTTGGGCAAAGCGCACGGCACCGGGTTGTACGCGATGGCGTTGGGGCAGGACGACCGGCCGGTGGTGGCCGAACGGGACGCGAAATCGGTATCGGTGGAGGACACCTTCGAGGTCGATCTGACGGACCGGACGCGGGTGCGGACCGAGGTGTTGCGGTTGGCCGACCGGTGCGTGGCGCGGCTCCGGGAGGCCGGTCGGTCCGGACGCACGGTGGTGATCAAGGTGCGGAACTACGACTTCTCGACGCTGACCCGGTCCGAGACGTTGCGTGGGCCGACCGACGACCCGGCGGTCGTTCGGGAGGCGGCTGTGCGGCTGTTGGAGACGGTGGACACCACGGGCGGGGTCCGGCTGCTGGGCGTGGGGGTGAGCGGGCTGGCGGACTTCACGCAGGAGGACCTGTTCGCCCAGATCGCCACGGAGCGGGAGGCGGAGGAGCAGGCGGCCGTCGAGGCGGCGGAGTCGGAAGGGGAGGCGGCCGGTGAGCCGGAGGCGCCCCCGGAGCTGCCACGGCGTTGGCACCCGGGACTGGACGTGGTGCACGAGGAGTTCGGCGCCGGGTGGGTGCAGGGCAGCGGTGTGGGGAGGGTGACCGTGCGGTTCGAGACGCCGTGGTCCGCACCGGGGCGGGTGCGGACCTTTGCCGTCGATGATCCGGCGCTGCGGCCGGGGGAACCGTTGCCGCTGGTGGGCGGGCCGGATCAGTCTTCCGCGCCGGCGATCCGGCCGAAGTCGGTGTCGCCGGCGGACGCGGCGGAGTCCGCGGGTGAGGAGATATCCAGGCGGTAG
- a CDS encoding PRC-barrel domain-containing protein: MQADIDPRSLIGRKAFDRNGAKIGTVDEVYLDDATGEPEWAAVRTGLFSRDAFVPLEPSKMVGESLHIPYDRKLIKDAPDFGVGRHLSPEQELQLYHHYRLDISSPADSAASAGDTDFGRIAGAED, translated from the coding sequence GTGCAAGCCGATATCGATCCCCGGAGCCTGATCGGCCGCAAAGCGTTCGACCGCAACGGCGCGAAGATAGGGACCGTCGACGAGGTGTACCTCGACGACGCGACGGGCGAACCGGAGTGGGCGGCCGTCCGCACCGGCCTGTTCAGTCGGGACGCGTTCGTCCCCCTGGAACCGAGCAAGATGGTCGGCGAAAGCCTGCATATCCCCTATGACCGCAAGCTGATCAAAGACGCCCCCGATTTCGGCGTCGGCCGGCACCTCTCCCCCGAGCAGGAACTGCAGCTCTACCACCACTACCGCCTGGATATCTCCTCACCCGCGGACTCCGCCGCGTCCGCCGGCGACACCGACTTCGGCCGGATCGCCGGCGCGGAAGACTGA
- the gcvP gene encoding aminomethyl-transferring glycine dehydrogenase has product MTINRIPLSELERGTPFEHRHIGPDHEAQAKMLAQVGFGSLDELTAVAVPDVIKSTEALGLPQGRTEAEVLGELRALADRNQVLSSMIGLGYYGTFTPPVILRNVMENPSWYTAYTPYQPEISQGRLEALLNFQTMVADLTGLPTSGASLLDEGTAAAEAMALSRRVGKVKQGVFLVDADCLPQTVAVIRTRAEPTGVEVVVADLTDGIPDEIAERGVFGVLLQYPGASGAVRDPRAVIERAHELGAIVTLAADLLALTLLTPPGELGADIAVGTTQRFGVPMGFGGPHAGYMAVREQHARSLPGRLVGVSVDADGGKAYRLALQTREQHIRREKATSNICTAQVLLAVMAGMYAVYHGPEGLRTIARRTHRYAAILAKGLTDGGVELVHGAYFDTLTARVPGRAAEVVAAAREAGINLRQVDADLVGIACDETTGRAQLAGVWGAFGVRGDIDALDVAVADALPQSLLRTDDYLAHPVFHQHRSETGMLRYLRTLADKDYALDRGMIPLGSCTMKLNATTEMEPVTWPEFGQLHPFAPADQAQGYLTLIQELEERLAAITGYAKVSIQPNAGSQGELAGLLAVRAYHRANGDEQRTVCLIPSSAHGTNAASAVMAGMKVVVVKTGEDGEVDAEDLHAKIAKHRDELAVLMVTYPSTHGVFEEHITQICAAVHEAGGQVYVDGANLNALVGLAEPGTFGGDVSHLNLHKTFCIPHGGGGPGVGPVGVRAHLAPYLPNHPLQPTAGPATGVGPISAAPWGSAGILPISWAYVRLMGGEGLKRATQVAVLSANYIAKRLEPHYPVLYAGPGGLVAHECIVDVRPLTKATGVSIDDVAKRLIDYGFHAPTMSFPVAGTLMIEPTESEDLTEIDRFCDAMIAIRAEIDKVGSGEWDKDDNPLRNAPHTAGALGGEWDHPYSREEAVFPAGVGAADKYWPPVRRIDGAFGDRNLVCSCPPLDEYDV; this is encoded by the coding sequence ATGACCATCAATCGCATCCCCCTGTCCGAGCTGGAGCGTGGCACCCCGTTCGAGCACCGGCACATCGGCCCCGACCACGAGGCGCAGGCCAAGATGCTCGCGCAGGTCGGCTTCGGGTCGTTGGACGAGCTCACCGCCGTCGCCGTCCCCGACGTGATCAAGAGCACCGAGGCGCTCGGCCTGCCGCAGGGCCGCACCGAGGCCGAGGTCCTGGGAGAGCTGCGCGCCCTGGCCGACCGCAACCAGGTCCTGTCGTCCATGATCGGGCTCGGCTACTACGGCACGTTCACCCCGCCGGTGATCCTGCGCAACGTCATGGAGAACCCGTCCTGGTACACGGCCTACACGCCCTACCAGCCGGAGATCTCGCAGGGGCGCCTGGAGGCCCTGCTGAACTTCCAGACCATGGTCGCCGACCTGACCGGACTGCCGACCTCCGGTGCGTCCCTCCTGGACGAGGGCACCGCCGCCGCGGAGGCGATGGCGCTCTCCCGCCGGGTCGGCAAGGTCAAGCAGGGCGTCTTCCTCGTCGACGCGGACTGTCTGCCGCAGACCGTCGCGGTGATCCGGACCCGCGCCGAACCGACCGGCGTCGAGGTCGTGGTCGCCGATCTCACGGACGGCATCCCGGACGAGATCGCCGAGCGGGGCGTCTTCGGCGTGCTGCTCCAGTACCCCGGCGCGTCCGGTGCGGTGCGCGACCCGCGGGCGGTCATCGAGCGGGCGCACGAGCTGGGCGCGATCGTCACCCTCGCCGCCGACCTGCTGGCGCTGACGCTGCTCACCCCGCCCGGCGAGCTCGGCGCGGACATCGCGGTCGGCACCACCCAGCGCTTCGGCGTCCCGATGGGCTTCGGCGGTCCGCACGCTGGCTACATGGCCGTCCGCGAGCAGCACGCCCGCAGCCTGCCCGGCCGTCTGGTGGGCGTCTCGGTGGATGCCGATGGCGGCAAGGCGTACCGGCTGGCGTTGCAGACCCGTGAGCAGCACATCCGCCGCGAGAAGGCCACCAGCAACATCTGCACCGCACAGGTGCTGCTCGCCGTCATGGCCGGCATGTACGCCGTCTACCACGGTCCGGAGGGGCTGCGCACCATCGCCCGGCGGACCCACCGGTACGCCGCGATCCTGGCCAAGGGGCTGACGGACGGCGGTGTCGAGCTCGTCCACGGCGCCTACTTCGACACCCTCACCGCGCGGGTGCCCGGTCGGGCGGCCGAGGTCGTCGCCGCCGCCCGCGAGGCCGGCATCAACCTCCGGCAGGTCGACGCCGATCTCGTCGGCATCGCCTGCGACGAGACCACCGGGCGCGCCCAGTTGGCCGGCGTCTGGGGCGCGTTCGGCGTCCGGGGCGACATCGACGCGCTGGACGTGGCCGTCGCCGACGCCCTGCCGCAGTCGCTGCTGCGCACCGACGACTACCTCGCCCACCCGGTCTTCCACCAGCACCGCTCCGAGACCGGCATGCTGCGCTACCTGCGCACGCTGGCCGACAAGGACTACGCGCTGGACCGCGGCATGATCCCGCTCGGCTCCTGCACGATGAAGCTGAACGCGACCACCGAGATGGAGCCGGTCACCTGGCCGGAGTTCGGCCAGCTCCACCCCTTCGCGCCGGCCGACCAGGCGCAGGGCTACCTCACGCTCATCCAGGAGTTGGAGGAGCGGCTCGCCGCGATCACCGGCTACGCCAAGGTGTCCATCCAGCCCAACGCCGGTTCCCAGGGCGAGTTGGCCGGTCTGCTCGCGGTCCGTGCCTACCACCGGGCCAACGGTGACGAGCAGCGCACCGTCTGCCTGATCCCGTCGTCGGCGCACGGCACCAACGCCGCCAGCGCCGTGATGGCCGGCATGAAGGTCGTCGTCGTCAAGACCGGCGAGGACGGCGAGGTGGACGCCGAGGACCTGCACGCCAAGATCGCCAAGCACCGGGACGAGTTGGCCGTTCTGATGGTCACCTACCCGTCCACGCACGGGGTGTTCGAGGAGCACATCACGCAGATCTGCGCCGCGGTGCACGAGGCCGGCGGCCAGGTCTACGTGGACGGCGCCAACCTCAACGCGCTGGTCGGCCTGGCGGAGCCGGGCACGTTCGGCGGCGACGTCTCGCACCTCAACCTGCACAAGACGTTCTGCATCCCGCACGGCGGCGGCGGTCCCGGCGTCGGCCCGGTCGGCGTCCGCGCCCACCTGGCGCCGTACCTGCCCAACCACCCGCTCCAGCCGACCGCGGGTCCGGCCACGGGCGTCGGGCCGATCTCGGCCGCCCCCTGGGGCTCGGCCGGCATCTTGCCGATCTCCTGGGCGTACGTCCGGCTGATGGGTGGTGAGGGGCTCAAGCGCGCCACCCAGGTCGCGGTGCTGTCGGCCAACTACATCGCCAAGCGCCTGGAGCCGCACTACCCGGTGCTCTACGCCGGCCCCGGCGGGCTCGTCGCCCACGAGTGCATCGTCGACGTGCGGCCGTTGACCAAGGCGACCGGGGTGAGCATCGACGATGTCGCCAAGCGGCTCATCGACTACGGCTTCCACGCGCCGACGATGTCGTTCCCGGTGGCCGGCACGCTGATGATCGAGCCGACCGAGAGCGAGGACCTGACCGAGATCGACCGGTTCTGCGACGCGATGATCGCCATCCGCGCGGAGATCGACAAGGTCGGTTCGGGGGAGTGGGACAAGGACGACAACCCGCTGCGCAACGCCCCGCACACCGCGGGCGCGCTCGGTGGTGAGTGGGACCACCCCTACAGCCGTGAGGAGGCCGTCTTCCCGGCCGGGGTCGGCGCCGCGGACAAGTACTGGCCGCCGGTGCGCCGGATCGACGGCGCCTTCGGCGACCGCAACCTCGTCTGCTCCTGCCCCCCGTTGGACGAGTACGACGTCTGA
- a CDS encoding DUF5999 family protein produces the protein MCQHQPPCPSADSTDREAAHLVAHHPEQGWSLLCNGVLLFEDTGELLPDGQVIAPHRPLGAPRVTAAA, from the coding sequence ATGTGCCAGCACCAACCACCATGCCCATCAGCCGACTCCACGGACCGGGAGGCCGCGCACCTGGTGGCGCACCACCCGGAGCAGGGCTGGAGCCTGCTGTGCAACGGTGTCCTGCTCTTCGAGGACACCGGTGAACTGCTGCCGGACGGGCAGGTCATCGCTCCGCACCGACCGCTCGGCGCTCCTCGGGTCACCGCCGCCGCCTGA
- a CDS encoding glutamate-cysteine ligase family protein, with product MGEKVAADGNDLADRERYRRKLHDCLEGLHRLLVEKRFDRPKNLMGLEIELSLAGADGLPRMLNSQVLEKIASGDFQTELAQCNLEVNITPHRLSGRVMDQLAEELRTGLGYAERKAREAAARIVMIGILPTLNAADLTAASLSANDRYVLLNDQMRAARGEDFVIDIRGVDHLVTRSPSIAPEAACTSVQLHLQVTPGRFAAVWNAAQAIAAVQIAVGANSPFLFGRELWRESRPPVFQQATDTRAPELQAQGVRPRTWFGERWVDSAYDLFEENLRFFPPLLPLCGPQEPLRVLDEGGVPDLAELVLHNGTIYRWNRPVYAVAGGVPHLRVENRVLPAGPTVADVIANTAFYYGLVRALAEQPRPVWSRLPFRAAAANFDAACQYGIDATLRWPRPGRVGGVTEIPAVRLVQQELLPLAAAGLDAWGVEVADREHYLGIIEERCARRVNGASWQAAAFHHARRQGLDRDAALAAMTRRYSELMHSGEPVHTWPVAWPIGKAGVPAQRRTAAEGSVP from the coding sequence ATGGGGGAGAAGGTCGCCGCCGACGGGAACGACCTGGCGGATCGCGAGCGCTATCGAAGAAAGCTGCACGACTGTCTGGAGGGATTGCACCGGCTCCTGGTGGAGAAACGGTTCGACCGCCCCAAGAATCTCATGGGACTGGAGATCGAGCTCAGTCTCGCGGGCGCCGACGGACTGCCCCGGATGCTGAACTCCCAGGTCCTCGAAAAGATCGCCAGCGGTGATTTCCAGACCGAACTCGCCCAGTGCAATCTAGAGGTCAACATCACCCCGCACCGTCTGTCCGGGCGCGTCATGGACCAGCTCGCCGAGGAACTGCGCACCGGGCTCGGCTACGCGGAGCGCAAGGCCCGCGAGGCCGCCGCCCGCATCGTCATGATCGGCATCCTGCCCACTCTGAACGCCGCGGACCTCACCGCCGCCAGCCTCTCCGCCAACGACCGCTATGTGCTGCTCAACGACCAGATGCGGGCCGCCCGCGGCGAGGACTTCGTCATCGACATCCGGGGCGTCGACCACCTGGTCACCCGCTCCCCGTCGATCGCCCCCGAAGCCGCCTGCACCTCCGTCCAACTGCACCTCCAGGTGACACCCGGCCGCTTCGCCGCCGTCTGGAACGCGGCACAGGCGATCGCCGCCGTCCAGATCGCCGTCGGCGCCAACTCGCCGTTCCTGTTCGGGCGGGAGCTGTGGCGGGAGTCGCGGCCGCCGGTCTTCCAACAGGCCACCGACACCCGCGCCCCCGAACTCCAGGCCCAAGGGGTGCGGCCGCGCACCTGGTTCGGCGAGCGCTGGGTGGACTCCGCCTACGACCTCTTCGAGGAGAACCTGCGCTTCTTCCCGCCGCTGCTGCCGCTGTGCGGACCCCAGGAGCCGTTGCGCGTCCTCGACGAGGGCGGCGTGCCCGACCTCGCCGAACTGGTGCTGCACAACGGGACCATCTACCGCTGGAACCGCCCCGTCTACGCGGTCGCCGGCGGCGTCCCGCACCTCCGCGTCGAGAACCGGGTGCTGCCGGCCGGCCCCACCGTAGCCGACGTCATCGCCAACACCGCCTTCTACTACGGCCTGGTGCGCGCGCTGGCCGAACAGCCGCGCCCCGTATGGAGCCGGCTGCCGTTCCGGGCCGCGGCCGCCAACTTCGACGCCGCCTGCCAGTACGGCATCGACGCCACCCTCCGCTGGCCCCGCCCCGGTCGCGTCGGCGGCGTCACCGAGATCCCCGCCGTGCGCCTGGTCCAGCAGGAACTGCTGCCACTGGCGGCCGCCGGGCTGGACGCCTGGGGCGTCGAAGTCGCCGACCGCGAGCACTATTTGGGCATCATCGAGGAGCGCTGCGCACGGCGGGTCAACGGGGCGTCCTGGCAGGCCGCGGCGTTCCACCACGCGCGCCGGCAGGGCCTGGACCGGGACGCCGCGCTGGCCGCGATGACCCGGCGCTACAGCGAGCTGATGCACAGCGGCGAGCCGGTGCATACCTGGCCGGTGGCGTGGCCCATAGGGAAGGCCGGGGTGCCGGCGCAGCGGCGCACGGCGGCGGAGGGGAGCGTCCCGTAG
- a CDS encoding CPBP family intramembrane glutamic endopeptidase, whose product MQSDASPVADADVPGAGDGSGRPVTTAGEPARSMLRNETLIVLALSLGASAVSALISLVGSLTRPGGLKHQAATLNASHAPGRPWLDLAWQLFGIATALVPVVLVAHLLLRERAGGLRAIGFDRRRPGFDLGMGAGLAALIGGSGLLLYLGAQAAGANLTVVPEALPEVWWKIPVLIASAVQNAVLEEVIVVGYLLRRLGQLGWAPWAAVAASSVLRGSYHLYQGIGGFFGNMVMGVIFALVYRRWGRVGPLVAAHALIDIVAFLGYALLAGHVSWLPTV is encoded by the coding sequence TTGCAGTCGGATGCGAGTCCCGTGGCGGACGCCGACGTTCCGGGCGCCGGCGACGGCTCGGGGCGCCCCGTGACGACGGCCGGGGAGCCGGCCCGGAGCATGTTGCGCAACGAGACGCTGATCGTCCTGGCGCTCTCCCTGGGAGCCAGCGCGGTCTCCGCGCTCATCAGCTTGGTCGGGTCGCTGACCAGGCCCGGCGGACTCAAACACCAGGCGGCGACGCTCAACGCCTCGCACGCGCCCGGCCGGCCCTGGCTGGATCTGGCCTGGCAGTTGTTCGGGATCGCGACGGCCCTGGTCCCGGTCGTGCTGGTGGCCCATCTGCTGCTCCGGGAGCGGGCCGGCGGGCTGCGCGCCATCGGCTTCGACCGGCGGCGGCCCGGCTTCGACCTGGGGATGGGCGCCGGACTGGCCGCGCTCATCGGGGGCAGCGGGCTGCTGCTCTATCTGGGAGCGCAGGCGGCCGGGGCCAATCTGACGGTGGTGCCCGAGGCGCTGCCCGAGGTGTGGTGGAAGATCCCGGTGTTGATCGCTTCCGCGGTGCAGAACGCTGTCCTGGAAGAGGTCATCGTCGTCGGCTATCTGCTGCGCCGACTGGGGCAACTGGGCTGGGCACCCTGGGCGGCGGTGGCCGCCAGTTCGGTGCTGCGCGGCTCCTACCACCTCTACCAGGGCATCGGCGGTTTCTTCGGCAACATGGTGATGGGCGTGATCTTCGCCCTGGTGTACCGGCGTTGGGGCCGGGTCGGGCCACTGGTCGCGGCGCACGCGCTGATCGACATCGTGGCGTTCCTGGGCTACGCGTTGCTGGCGGGGCACGTGTCCTGGCTGCCCACGGTGTGA
- a CDS encoding PhzF family phenazine biosynthesis protein, whose protein sequence is MRIRIVDAFTYHPFAGNPAGVVLLDAAAFPEDDWLQHVATEVNLSETAFAHPLPPGGDADWALRWLTPTAEVTMCGHATMATAHVLHTTGTATGAVRFRTRSGVLITTADGDGSIAMDFPTAPLTPVDVPDAVARALGAEIRSAHDTGPNVGDLLVELADEKSVRALSPDLPLLAGHGGRGVIATARAEDPDGGYDFVSRGFFPCVGVDEDPVTGSAHTALAPFWSARLGRANLVGRQGGARTGLVRTELRGERTLLTGSAVTVIDGELLATA, encoded by the coding sequence ATGAGGATCCGCATCGTCGACGCCTTCACCTACCATCCGTTCGCCGGCAACCCCGCGGGGGTCGTCCTGCTCGACGCCGCCGCCTTCCCCGAAGACGACTGGCTCCAGCACGTCGCCACCGAGGTCAATCTGTCCGAAACCGCCTTCGCGCACCCGCTGCCCCCGGGCGGCGACGCCGACTGGGCGCTCCGCTGGCTCACCCCCACCGCCGAGGTCACCATGTGCGGGCACGCCACCATGGCCACCGCACACGTGCTGCACACCACGGGCACGGCCACCGGCGCCGTCCGCTTCCGCACCCGCAGCGGCGTGCTGATCACCACCGCCGACGGCGACGGCTCGATCGCCATGGACTTCCCCACCGCCCCGCTGACTCCCGTTGACGTGCCGGACGCCGTCGCCCGGGCGCTCGGCGCCGAGATCCGCTCCGCCCACGACACCGGCCCCAACGTCGGCGACCTGCTGGTCGAGTTGGCCGACGAGAAGTCCGTGCGCGCGCTGTCACCGGACCTGCCGCTGCTGGCCGGGCACGGCGGGCGGGGCGTGATCGCCACCGCCCGCGCCGAAGACCCCGACGGCGGCTACGACTTCGTCTCCCGCGGCTTCTTCCCCTGTGTGGGCGTCGACGAGGACCCGGTCACCGGTAGCGCGCACACCGCGCTCGCCCCCTTCTGGTCGGCGCGCCTGGGCCGCGCCAACCTGGTCGGCCGCCAAGGCGGCGCCCGGACCGGGCTCGTCCGCACCGAACTGCGCGGCGAGCGCACGCTGTTGACCGGCTCGGCGGTGACCGTCATCGACGGTGAACTGCTCGCCACCGCCTGA
- a CDS encoding PadR family transcriptional regulator: MRSQGYEHGRDHRHENYGPGRRGERGEFGGFERRRSSFGGFGPPFGGPPFGGGRGRGGPRGRARRGDVRASILALLKDRPMHGYEMIQEIAERSGGAWKPSPGSVYPTLQLLEDEGLITSASEGGKKLFSLTDEGRAEADDGSDAPWEDAGRGVDWEAMNEIRKAGGGLVEAFRQVWATGSPEQREKAMAVVNKARKELYLILAEED; the protein is encoded by the coding sequence ATGCGTTCCCAGGGATACGAGCACGGACGCGACCACCGGCACGAGAACTACGGCCCCGGACGCCGTGGCGAGCGCGGGGAGTTCGGCGGCTTCGAGCGTCGCCGCTCCTCCTTCGGTGGCTTCGGCCCGCCGTTCGGAGGCCCGCCCTTCGGGGGTGGTCGAGGACGCGGGGGGCCGCGCGGCCGGGCCCGGCGCGGCGATGTGCGCGCCTCGATACTGGCGCTGCTCAAGGATCGCCCGATGCACGGCTACGAGATGATCCAGGAGATCGCCGAGCGCAGCGGCGGGGCGTGGAAGCCCAGCCCCGGCTCGGTCTACCCCACCCTCCAACTGCTGGAGGACGAGGGGCTGATCACCAGCGCCAGTGAGGGCGGCAAGAAGCTGTTCTCGCTGACCGACGAGGGGCGCGCCGAGGCGGACGACGGCTCCGACGCCCCCTGGGAGGACGCCGGCCGCGGCGTCGACTGGGAGGCGATGAACGAGATACGCAAGGCGGGCGGCGGTCTCGTCGAGGCGTTCCGTCAGGTGTGGGCCACCGGCAGTCCCGAGCAGCGGGAGAAGGCCATGGCGGTGGTCAACAAGGCCCGCAAGGAGCTGTATCTGATCCTCGCCGAGGAGGACTGA
- a CDS encoding type II toxin-antitoxin system Rv0910 family toxin, translated as MADVTAQARIEAPTERLWDRLTDFDSYGQWNATHTNFPHGGPHPLEVGATYAENMKLMGFPAEVAWSVRELEPGRLLAVHGKGPMGVSLGMRYELTPDGGATSIRIDGSFTGAAVSLMAAKLKDSAGAALEESLRKLAGLVT; from the coding sequence ATGGCCGATGTCACCGCCCAGGCCCGGATCGAGGCACCGACCGAGAGGCTCTGGGACCGGCTCACCGACTTCGACTCCTACGGACAGTGGAACGCCACCCACACCAACTTCCCGCACGGCGGCCCGCACCCCCTGGAGGTGGGCGCGACCTACGCGGAGAACATGAAGCTGATGGGCTTCCCGGCGGAAGTGGCATGGTCCGTGCGGGAGTTGGAGCCTGGCCGGCTGCTCGCCGTTCACGGCAAGGGACCGATGGGCGTCAGTCTCGGCATGCGCTATGAACTAACGCCCGACGGCGGGGCGACCTCGATCCGGATCGACGGCTCCTTCACCGGCGCCGCGGTCTCTCTGATGGCGGCCAAGCTGAAGGACTCGGCGGGCGCCGCGCTGGAGGAGTCCCTGCGCAAGCTGGCCGGCCTGGTGACCTGA
- a CDS encoding Clp protease N-terminal domain-containing protein, whose product MQNRTAYSGGDHSAQEHPDSLLTVELASVVSAARRRATRDGDRQVDTAHLLHGLLEWDPAVREVFEDGTQVARLLGYLVQRSIGYGLQWHGTVEDSGAVPMVGEGGVPGWSPAAAAAMDGALDRAHARYDTRADCLDLLAALVDDPESRAVEVLRRASVDTTRLAARLDGDQRPEPV is encoded by the coding sequence GTGCAAAACCGTACTGCGTACAGCGGCGGGGACCACTCCGCCCAGGAACACCCCGACAGCCTGCTCACCGTGGAGCTGGCGTCGGTGGTTTCCGCTGCCCGCAGACGGGCCACCCGCGACGGCGACCGCCAGGTCGACACCGCGCACCTGCTGCACGGGCTCCTGGAGTGGGACCCTGCGGTCCGCGAGGTCTTCGAGGACGGCACCCAGGTCGCCCGGCTCCTCGGCTATCTCGTCCAGCGCAGCATCGGCTACGGCCTGCAATGGCACGGCACCGTCGAGGACTCCGGCGCGGTCCCCATGGTCGGCGAGGGCGGCGTCCCCGGATGGTCGCCGGCCGCGGCCGCCGCGATGGACGGCGCGCTCGACCGCGCCCACGCCCGCTACGACACCCGCGCCGACTGCCTCGACCTCCTCGCCGCCCTCGTGGACGACCCCGAATCCCGGGCCGTCGAGGTCCTGCGCCGCGCCTCCGTGGACACCACCCGGCTCGCCGCCCGCCTCGACGGCGACCAGCGTCCCGAACCGGTCTGA